Sequence from the Streptomyces sp. NBC_00440 genome:
AGCACCACCCAGCACCACCAGTCGGCGCAGCACTCGCGCCGGCGCCACCCAGGAGGACCCCGTGACCGCAACTCCGCACGGCACCGCCACCGTCACCATCACCATCAACCGAGCCAGGCACGCCCTGCTCACCGCGATCTCCTGGGCGGACCCCGCCGGTCTGGGGCTCCCCCTCGCGCTGGCCCAGTCCCAGGCAGACCAGGCCGGAAAGACCGAGCAGGCCGGAAAGACCGACCAGAGCGGGAAGACCGGACAGGAAGCAGCGGCACGGGCCCCCGAGGTGCGCGCCTCCGCCTCCTCCGCCCCCTCCCCCGCGCGCTCCAAGGGGCGTGCCGCGCGCCGCCGACGGTCGGCCGTGCGAGGCTGAGGGACGCCACGCCGAAGACCGACGCCCCCCAGTAAACGAGGACAGAGAGCCGATGAGCCCCGCCGAGGACGGCCACGACCAGCAGCGCATCCTGATCGTCGACGACGAGCCCGCCGTACGCGAGGCGCTGCGCCGCAGTCTCGCCTTCGAGGGGTACGGGACGGAGGTCGCCGTCGACGGTCTGGACGCGCTGACGAAGGCGGCCCCGTACGCGCCGGATCTCATCGTCCTCGACATCCAGATGCCCCGCATGGACGGCCTGACCGCGGCCCGCAGGCTGCGGGCGTCGGGGTCGACCACCCCGATCCTGATGCTCACCGCCCGTGACACCGTCGGCGACCGGGTCACCGGACTCGACGCGGGCGCCGACGACTACCTGGTGAAGCCGTTCGAACTGGACGAGCTGTTCGCCCGTATCCGCGCGCTGCTGCGGCGCAGTTCGTACACGGCGGCCGCGGGCGAGGTCCCCGACGACAACGTGCTGTCCTTCGCCGACCTGCGGATGGACCTCTCGACGCGCGAAGTGACGCGTGGTGAGCGGCGGGTGGAGCTGACCCGTACCGAGTTCACGCTGCTTGAGATGTTCCTGGCCCACCCGCGCCAGGTGCTCACCCGCGAGCAGATCCTCAAGGCGGTGTGGGGCTTCGACTTCGAGCCGTCGTCCAACTCGCTGGACGTGTACGTGATGTACCTCCGCCGCAAGACGGAGGGCGGCGGTGAACCGCGTCTGGTCCACACGGTGCGGGGCGTGGGGTACGCGCTGCGGACCGGGAGCGCCGAGTGAGCTTCCCCCAGCCCGTGCGCTGGTTCCGGCGGCTTCCGCTGCGCTCCCGGCTGGCGATGCTGACGGCGGCCGCGGTGGCGTTCGCGGTGGCCGTGGTCTCGGTGATCTGCTGGTTCCTGGTGCAGGGGAAGCTGTACGACGAGATCGACTCGAAGCTCGCCGGGCAGATCTACACCCAGACCGTCTCCCCCACCACCCTGCGCAACAACCTCAACGACTGCCGCGCACCGGAGCCGCCCGGCAACTTCGGCCAGCAGACCTCCCCGTACTACGCGCAGCTCGTGCAGTCGGACGGCACCATCTGTGTGCGCGGTGGCGCGGGCACCATCAAGGTCACCGCCGACGACCGTTCCCTGGCGAAAGCCGGCAACACCAAGCTGCCCAGATACCGCAACGGCACGGACTCCGACGGGCACGCCGTCCGCATCCTCACGGCGCACGTGCTCTACCAGCCCGGAGTGCCCTACCCGGACATCGTGCAGATGGTCGCCTACCCGCTGGCGGACACCCGCAGCACCCTCAGCGAACTGGCCCTGCTGCTTCTCGCTGTCTCCGGTGTCGGTGTCATCGGGGCGGGCGCGGCGGGCCTGTGGATCGCGCAGGCCGGGCTCAAACCGGTCGACGAACTGACCGAGGCCGTCGAGCACGTGGCCCGTACGGAGGACCTCACCGTACGGATCCCGGTCGAGGGCGAGGACGAGATCGCCCGGCTCTCCCGGTCCTTCAACTCGATGACGGCCGCGCTCGGCGAATCCCGCGACCGTCAGGCGCAGCTCATCGCGGACGCCGGGCACGAGCTGCGCACCCCGCTCACCTCGCTCCGTACCAACATCGAGCTGCTCGCCCGCAGCGAGGAGACCGGCCGCCCCATCCCGCCCGACGACCGCAAGGCCCTGATGGCTTCGGTCAAGGCGCAGATGACCGAACTGGCCGCGCTCATCGGCGACTTGCAGGAGCTGTCCCGCCACGAGGCGACCCATGCGCCGGAGACCCTGAACGTCGTCGCGCTGCACGACATCGCGCAGTCGGCGCTGGACCGGGCGGTGCTACGCGGCCCGGAGCTGACCTTCACCGCCGACCTCGGGCCCTGGTACGTACAGGCCGAACCGGCCGCGCTGGAGCGGGCCGTGATCAATGTGCTGGACAACGCGGTGAAGTTCAGCCCGCCCGGCGGGACCATCGAAGTCACCCTGGGCGAGGGCCGGCTGACGGTACGGGACCACGGCCCCGGCATCCCCGCCGACGACCTCCCGTACGTCTTCGAGCGGTTCTGGCGGTCCTCGTCGGCCCGTTCCCTGCCCGGCTCGGGCCTCGGCCTCTCCATCGTGGCCCGTACGGTCCAGCAGTCCGGCGGCGACATCGAGCTCAACCCCGCGCCGGGCGGCGGCACCGAGGCGGTCATCCGGATCCCGGGCGCCGCGACACCACCGCCGGACGCGCCGCCCTCAGCAGAGGCGTGAGGCGCCCGCCCCACCGGGCTCCGCGCCACCGGACGTCACCCCACCGGGCCCCGGTCCTTCCGCCATCGGGCGACCGGGGCCCCGCCCGTCCTCAGCGCTGCTTGCCCCAGTGCAGGCCGGAGCCCGCCAGGTCCGCCCTGATCCCGTCCTTCTCCACCACCACATGGCGCAGGCTGATGTCGCCGGGCGCCTTGGGCAGCTTGAAGGAGAGCGAGAACTGACTGGAGAGCTCCGGCGGGCGAAGGCTCATCACGGCGGCGATCAGCTTGGGGTCGATGCCCGCCTTCTGCAGCAGCCAGGGGTGGGCGACGACCTCGTCGACCAGGTTGACCTGCATCAGCTGGTGGGCGAAGCGCGGTGTGCCGGTCAGCTTGTGCAGCTGGTCGTCGCTCTGCAACGCCTGCTGTACGCGCTTCTGCGGTACGCCGATGCGCTGGACGATGGACGGTACGGAGAGCAGCGCCTTGATGTGGCTCTCCTCGCGGGCGATCCGGGCGGCAGCCTCGGGGGCGAGCCGCAGCCCGGAGTGCGCGCGGTCCTTGCCGGGCGTGTACGTCGCGATGCCGGGCACCTCGATCCGCATGTGGTCGACCGTCGTGGAGACCGCCCGGCCGCCGTCCCGCTGGACGTGTGCCTTGGCCTGGACGCGTACCTCGGTGCCCGCCACGGGCAGGCCGCCGTGGACATTGATCGAGTCGTGCCCCTCGTCGGTGAACTTGACCTGGGAGGCGCCGAGCTCGCGGTTCATGTCCTCGAACGAGAGGAAGACGTCGCCGTCCATCGAGCCGACCACGGCGCCCTTGATGGAGCTGGGGAGGTCTCCGTTGATCCGGATGTCCTTGGCGGTGGCGTGCACCTCCGCGAGGGAGACCCGGTCGGCCGGGACGTCGGGGACGGCCACGTCGACCCGGTCGAGGTGCTTGTCGAGAACCTGGGTGAGGAACGGGAAGCCGTGGATGTCGACCTCCGGTCTGGTCACCAGGTGCATCGACTGCTGGAGCTTCTCGGCGGCCTTGTTCTGCGCGTACAGCTCGGCGAACCGGTCGGCGAGGAAGAGGAATCCGGTGCAGACCAGGGCGGCGACGGCGACCTTCACCACGGTGGACACGGCGGCGAACCGGCGCCGGGCCCGGTGGTTGGGCGGCGACCAGCGGTCATCGGGGTCGTCACGGCTCTCGCCGGCGACACCGTCGGCTTCGTCGTAACCGTCGGCTTCGTCGCCATCGGACTTCAGCCCCAGCCCGAGGGGGTCGTGCTCGTCGTAGCCGTACGGCTCGAAGCCCGGCTCCGGATCGCGGAGTTGTGCCAGTTCGTCGTAGGGATTACGCGGATGCGGGGGTATGCGTGTGGGGGGTCGCATCGGCTCATCCCACCACGCGTGCGCCCCCCGAACGCAAGTCGTACCGGGGGTAGCACCCTGCTTTGCACCCTTTGTCGGCTACCGCCGGATGTTAGGCCGGTCACAGCCCGAAGCGGGGCGGCCAGAAAAAGTCTGGCCGCCCCGCTTCGGTGAAGGGACACAGTGAGCCTGGGGCGGCCGCGGCTTCGGGCTGCCCCGGATGCTGTCACTCACATAACTGCTCCCTCATTCGAATTACTGCGACCCCGGACCAGAAGTCCGGGAAAACATTCACCGATAGCGGCGAAATGATCTCCGGAACACCGGGTGCCCCGCCGCGCGACACTTCACACATTCCCTGCCGAGGAAACCAACGCGTCACTCTGTCCGGCGGGCGCCGTCTACCACCGGTACCAGCGACTGCGCTTTCCACCGCTCGCCGCGGGACGGATGACGAATCCCAGCAGCCACACGACCAGCACGACAGCGGCGATCCACCACAGGGCCTGGACGGCGAAACCAGCACCGAAAAGGATCACTGCAAGGACAAGAACAAGAAGAACAGGAATCATTTTTTTAACCTCCGAAGCATCGAGTGCCCCGACATCACTGCTTCATTCCTCGAAGCTCCGGAAAGTCCCCGACAGTAACTTTCCCAGCCTCTCGGCACGTCCCTCAACGCAACTCTCAGTACGCCTCTCAGCGCCACAATTCCCCGACGGAAAATCAATAGGACTCGAAGAGGAACGAAGAAGAACCCTACGGAAAAGCGACGAATCGAGAGCGCGGCGGCACTACGCCGGGCCGGGTCTCGGCCAGGGGCTCAAGCGCCAGGGGCTCAGCGGCAGGCATCGGATACGCCGTCCAGCCAGTCGCGGATCGCACCTCGCTGCTCCGCCGTGAACGCGGCTTCCAGCTCGGCTTCACGGCGGGCGACGGCGATCCGGGCATCGGCCAGGCGCGCTGGCCGCCTTCGTACGCGTCGAACTGCGCACCCGGCAGCCCAGCTTCGACCCCCGGCTGCTCGCCCAGCGGATGTTCGGCGGCGGCAACGCGGCACTCGGGTTGCTGCTCTTCGCCATGACCGCCGCCGGCTTCTACGGCGCCTTCTACCTGCAAGGCGCACGTGGCTTCTCGCCGCTCCAGGCCGGGTTGGCCTTCTCCCCGACCGCGCTCGGCGCCATCGGGGGAGCGCCGCTCGGCGTCCGGCTGTCCCGTCGCTGGGCACTGCGCCCCGTCACCGCGACGGCGCTGGCCACGGCAGGACTGGCCATGGGCTCCACCATGTTCTTCGGGCTGCACACCCCCCCTCGCCCGGAACGAGATCGCGTATCTGATCCAGGGCCTCTCGATCGGCATGGTGATCGGCCCGGTGACCGCAGGGCTGATGAGCACCCTGCCGTTGGAACGGGCCGGCGCCGGATCAGCCGTCATCAACACCGTGCGGCAGACCGGCAGTCTGCTCGGGATCGCGGCAGGCGGCACGATCATGTCGATCGTGTATCGCCGCGGGATCGAAGCCTCGCTGCGCGATCAGCCCCGCCCGGTACGGGACCAGGCGCAGGTCTCCGCGGAACAGGCCCGTCACGCCGCCGCCGCGACCCACCAGCCCGCCCTGGCACACGCTGCCGACAACGCGTTCATCCACGCCATGCACGTCAGCGCGGCCTGGACCATGCTGATCGCACTCTCCGGAGCAGCCCTGCTGGTGACCGCCCTGCGTCCGGCCCGACAGCCTGCTGAGGTCCCGACCGGTACGGCGGTGGCGGCGGTAACGGAACGCGGCCGACCCGACCGCCGGCCATGACCGCGCGCCTCTCTGCCCCGCCCTTTGCTCCGGCCCTTACTCCGAGACCCCGCCCCGGGGGCGTCCGGCGTTGGCGGCGAGTGTGCGGGCGGCTTCGATCACTGTCTCGCGGCGGCGGGCGAAGGCGGCCTCGTCGGTCTCCTCGTCCAGAGCCATGCGGGCCATCCTGGGCACCGCGAAGTTCCACGCGATCAGCCCCATGATGGTGAACAGCAGGTCCTGGGCAGCGCGGACCCGGGCGTCCTCGGGCAGATGACGGGCCACGCCTCCGTCCACGAGATGGCGAGCCTTCTCGCGGAAACCGTCCCGGCGCTCCTGCTCACTCTCGGGTTCGTCGCCCGCCTCCAGCGCCTCCCACAGCAGCAGCCTGATCAGCTCCGGGTGCTCCTGGTACCAGTCGAAGAGCTGCCCGACCACCTCGGCCATCGCGTCGGGATCGACGGACACGGAGAGCCGGACCTCCTCCAGCTTGGCTCGCAGGATGGCGGTGAACAGCTTCTCCTTGCTGCCGTAGTACAGGTAGATGGCCTGCTTGTTGGCCCTGGCGGCCTTGGCGATCCGGTCGACCCTGGCCCCCGCCAGACCGTGCTCGGCGAACTCGGCGACGGCGGCGGCGAAGATGCGCCGCCTGGTGTCTTCCGCGTCATAGGCCATGAACAAATTAAACCATCCGGTTGACTGCTCCCTGTCCAGGCAGCAGTATGAACACAAGAGTAAAACAACCAGATGGTTTATTCACGGAAGGCTCTCCCATGAGCACTGCGACTCCCGTCCCGACCCCCATCCCCGTTCGCTCGCCGCTGCCGAGCGCCCTCTCCGGTACGACTGTCGTCCTCGTCGGCGGAAGCTCGGGAATCGGCCTGGCGGCGGGCACCCTGCTGCGTTCGGTCGGCGCCCGTGTCGTGCTGGTCGGCCGCGACCCCGACCGGCTGAAGGCCGCCGTCCACCGGCTGCACAGCGCAAGCCCGGCCGGGGCTCCCGACGATGCCGTGCTGGCCGTTCCCGGCGACGGCGGCGACGAGCGGACCCTCGCCGATGCCTTCGACAGGGCGGGTCACGTCGACCATGTGCTCGTCACCGCGGGAGGCATGAACGGCATCGGCCCCCTGACCGGACTGTCGGCCGATGACATCCGCACGGCCTTCGACTCCCGGCTCCAGGCGGCCTTCACCACCGCCCGCACGGCGGCGACACGGCTTCCGGCAGGAGGCTCGCTCACGTTCAGCTCGGGGATCCTCGTGGTCCGCCCCGTGCCCGGGATGGCCGCCCCGCTGTCGGTGGCCGGTGCTGTGGAGACCCTCACCAGGGTTCTCGCCGTGGAGCTGGCCCCCGCACGGCTGCGCGTGAACACCGTCCGCTTCGGCCGGATAGACACACCGCTGCTGCGTTCGCTGCCGGGCCTGGACTCCGACGACGCGATCGCCACCGCCGGATCGACCACTCCCCTCGGCCGCTTCGGCACCGCTGAGGAAGCAGCCGCCTCGGCCCTCTTCCTCATGGCCAACACCTACGTCACCGGCCAGGTCATCACCGTCGACGGCGGCGAAACCCTCACCTGAGCAGTCGGCCCCGGGAGCCTTGCCCGTAACCGCTCCCATGCCGGACCGGCCCACCTCAGTACGGCCCGCACGTGCCGCCCAGGACGGGGATCAGCGCCCCGCCGTCGACACGGAATTCCAGGTACGGGCGCACGGACCACTCGATCCACCGCCCCCGGTGACTCAGCGAGAACCCGCACGGCTCACCCCGGTGCAGTGCGCCGATCGCACCGACACAGCCACCTCCGTCGACCCAACTCAGCGCGCGGTGGCGCTCGATGGGCGGAAGGGCGTGCGCCAGCTCGCGTACGTCCGCTCGGATACGGCGGATCGCCTCGGCCGGTGCGGTGGCCGCGTACCGCGCCACGTCCGCAACGTCGTCGGCGCCCATCGTGCAGTAGGTGATCCGCTCGCACCAGAAGGCGCGGGTGGGGTGCGCGACACGCATGATGTGGCCTCCTGACGCGACGTCGGGGCCGCCCCCTGCCTACTGCCGGCGTGACGAGCTGCAGGCAGGGGGCGGCCCCTTCTTGCCCCCTCAATCGGCGCAGACCGAAGGGGAGTTGAAGCGCCTTTGCATGAACACAGGTCACCAGTAGCCCCGTTGGCGGCGCGATATGAAGCTAGCGGTTGCACCCACCCCGTATCAAGCGTTTGACGTCTAACGAGTGATACCAGTCGCCCGGATGAGTGCTACGGAACAAAACAAGGCGGCCCCCACCTGCGCCGGTGGGGGCCGCCCGAAGCGGAAGTGGGCCCGACTCACGCCAGGTCGTCGAACTCGCCCTCCTTCGCACCCCCGAGGAAGGCACGCAGCTTGGCGCGGGTCGTGTGGATGACCACACCGGGGTTGTCGCTCTCACGCATCAGGATCTCGCCCCCTTGCTCGGCGAGTTCGAGACAGTTGTTCCCCTCCGCACCCGACGACTTCGAGGACTTGCGCCACTGGATTTCCATGGTTCTCACGCCTTCATGCTTGTTGTGCGATTCTTCGGATGAAGTCCCGGGAACTCTCCGGATCGAGCGACCGCTCCTCGGTCCGGTCGAGCACTGCTCGATAGTTCACGAGACGAGTCTCGGCATCCAGAAATGCAGGCCCGGTCGCAGTGTCCATCTGAACGGTGTCGAGCTGCGGGACTGAGCCGTAGACGTATTGTGTCGAACTGCCGGGCTCCGGGAAACCGCCTGCCGCGAAGGGGATCACCCGGATAGTGACGTTGTCCCGGTCCGATTCCTTCAGCAGATGGGCAAGTTGACTACGGGCCACGCTCGGGCCGCCGTACGTCATCCGCAGAGCGGCCTCATGAATGAGGAACGTGCAGGCGAGCGGTGCTTCACGGTCGAGCACGTCTCGACGCTTCAGCCGATGGGACAGCTGCCGCCGCTGCCGTGCCGGACTCAGTGGCGGCACCACTTCCGCGAACACGGCACGGGCGTAGTCCTCATTCTGGAGCAGGCCAGGCATGTACATGATGTGCACCGAGCGGATCCCGACGGCATGGTGCTCCAGCTCGGCCAGGTCGAGCGCACCGCTGGAGAAGTCGTTGCGATAGTCCTCCCACCAGCCGCTTATGCGCTCCGACGCCATGTCGGCCAGAGCATCGATATAGGCCGCGTCAGGGCACTCGTACTGGCCGGCCCAGGTCCGCACCCGTTCACTACTGACCCCAAATCGGCCTGACTCGGTGTTGCTGATCGCAGTGCGGTCCGTACTGAGCAGCGCTGCGGCCTGAGCGAGCGACAACCCCGCGTGCTCACGCATCTTCCGCAGCTCAGTGCCCAGACGGCGCTGCCGCGCCGTGGGCGCCTTCCTCGATGGCATCGACCTCTCCTTAAGTCGGAACCCAGTGTGGCCCGTGCCCATTCGACAGTCCACCTCGTTGAGTGAATGAGTCGACTTGGTCACACTAATTAGCCTTGTGCACTAACGTCGTCATCGACGTCGACAAGCCCGAAGTGCAGCCGCTTCAGCGCGCCTTGAGTCCTGCGCGCCGATCCGGCCATTGCCACGGACAACGAGCGGCGCACCCGTTTCGGATCGCATCGCGTAGGGAGAACCCTCATGACCCCCGCCGCACCACGCCGCCCACAGGGCGGCGAGTTCTACCGCATCGCCCTGCCCAACACCGCCAACGCACCCCGCATCGCACGGGACTTCGTCACCTCGCTGCTCACCGTCAGCCGTCACCGCGACCTCACCGACGACGCGCGGCTCTGCGTAGCGGAGGTGGTGACCAACGCCCATCGCCACACCCGTACGCCCCGGATCCAGCTGTACGCGACCGTCAACCGCAAGCAGATCACCGTCTCCGTGGCGGACAACGCGCCCTGGTTCCTTCCCGCCCTCGCCCCCTCACCTGCGGACGATCAACTGGAGTGCGGGCGCGGACTGTTACTGCTCGACCGACTCGCGTTCGCCTGGGGATGGACCCTCCTGGGCGGCTGCACCCCGGACCGCAAGGCCGTCTGGTTCACGCTCGCCAGGGCCGGGACCGGCGAGCCTCGATAGCGCCGCGCGCCCCTCCTCACCTGCTGTTTTCCCATACTCGGACCGATGCGACGCTCCGGCGCGTGCAGTCGGCAACGCAGGCCGACTCCGTAGCTCGTTGGAGTGGATGCCCCGGGCTGATCTTCTGCTCGAAGCAGTCGATCTGTATACCTATGGCTACGGAGGGTTACTTATTCAAGTGACCCGTCAGCGCCAAGGAGCATCTGGTGAAGTTCCGTAATTCTCTGTGTGTCGCGGCCGTATCGGCCTCGCTGATCCTCGGTGCGGGTAGTGCCTTCGCGGCTCCCGCCCTGACCACAAGCCAGGCCGGAGCGGCCAAGGTTGCCGCCGCGCGTCCCACCAGTGACACCATCATCCGGCCGCGCGCGCAGATCTGTAAGAACGGTGCGTGGACGTCGGGCAACGGCCGGACCATCCTCCGCATGCAGGAGGACGGCAACTTCGTCCTCTACAAGGACGGCCACCCGGCCTGGCAGGCGCCCCACACCTGGTCGCACGGGAACTGCGCCGTGTTCCAGGAGGACGGCAACTTCGTCGTCTACAACTCCGCGAATGAGCCCGTGTGGGCGTCCGGCACCTGGCACAAGGGCGCCTACCTGGCCATCCAGGACGACGGCAACGTCGTCATCTACAACAACGAGCACCGCCCCGTCTGGGCGACCAACACGGGTGACTGACCTGACAGTTCCCGACCCGGGAGCTGAAGGCTGACAGCCGAAATGAAGAAGGGGCGGCGAGCCGTCAGGGCCCGTCGGGTCTCCGCCCCGCCAACCGCACACCGAGAACCGAGCGCCGGGACGCCGGCCCCTCGCCGACACCACCGGACCAAGATCCACACCTTGCTCACTTTACGTAGCAAGTCCGCTACTTTCAGTGACGCAACGGCCGTGTGGACGGCCGTGCTTCCCGGAAGGACCTCTGCACCATGCGACGTGTCACCAAGATCGGCCTGTTTGCCTCGGCCCTGATGCTCACCCTCACCGGCGCCGCCACCGCCACCGCCCAGCCGGACACCGCCACCACCCGTGCCGCAGCAGGCGACGCCGCCTACTTCGAGGTGGCCAATGACCATGACTACCGCAACACCTGGGTCATCAAGCTGACCAAGCCCGAGGAAATCCAGCACGCCCGCGACCTGGCGAGCGGCGCGACGACCGAGAGGCCCCACGTCATCGGGCGGATCGACAAGCGGCCCGCGCCGTACAACCCCCGCTGGAGCTACAACCTCCGCCCGGACACCATCAGTTTCTTCGACTACGCCATCGAGGTCTGCGACGCGCACCCCGCGTACGTCGAGGAGCACCTGGACGAGGCGGGCGGGGCGTTCCTCCCGGGCCTGGTCTGGTGCCCCTGGTCCTCGCACATCACGAAGGAAGTCCCCGCGCCCTGATCTCGCTCTCCCGCCACGGGCTGCGGCCCCCGTCTGCCTAGTCGGTCCGGGCACCTTCGACGACTCGCTCACCGTGACGCCGTACTTGTTCCAGGCGACGGTTACAAAGTGGACTGGAATCAGCCCGCCCACCGGCATTGTTGGGGCCCGGCCCCGTCGTCAACCCTGCCGTCGTGCGAGCACACGGACGCCCTCGGAGAGTGGTGGTCGGCTCGTCCAGGGCAAGTGGCCGACAGGGCTGGACGCGTTCTTGAACCCGGGCTTGTTCATGAACGCCGGGCTGATTCCGGCGTCGGCTCTTCCTCCGCGGCCGGTGCCGGCCGGCCGGTCCTGGGATTCGGCAACCGCGTGGAGTCGGCGTCCGGTCGGCCGGTGGTGTCGTCCGGTTCAGTGACCTGCAGGCCGTCCGGATGTTCCGAGCGGGTGCTGGTGCGGGCGCGCGGCGATGCCACGGTCCGCACCCCGGAGGCCAGTTCGTGGAACCAGAGTTGAGGCGCCCGGCGTCGGGCCAGGAGTACGTACGCGCCTACCCAGCCGCAGACGAAGGTAGCCAGCAGTATCTGCGGGAAGTGGCCGATCAGCAGCCAGTAGACATCATGCACGCCCGCCTGGGTGACCTGGCGGAGCAGCCCCATGGGCCTGTCCAGCAGGACCAGCGACGCCGCCACAAAGGTCGCCACCAGCGGGAGGGCGACCACGCCCAGCAGCACCGCGCGTACAACGAGCCGCCACAGCGCGGGCTTGCCGTCTTCTCCGACCGGTACGAGCCGGAGCAGGAGCAGCCGCTTGCCCGGGGTCACCCCGATCAGCCAGGGCACCACGACGAAGTAGGCGGGGAGGGCCACGGCCATCACCGGCGGCAGGACCTCAGAGCCTTGCTGCCCGGCGTACATCAGGGCCAGGACCGCAGCGGCGATCACGGCCGCGGCCCCGGCCAGGTCGGCCAGCAGCGCCACCAGCCGCTGACCGACGGGGACGAGCCGCCGCTCACCCACCCTCTCTTCCGGCGTGTCCAGTGTCGGCAGCACCCGGGCGAGCGGTCCGGCCACGCACCAGCCGACCAGTGCTCCCGCGGCGTTGATCAGCAGGTCGTCCACGTCGAACAGCCGGTAGGGGCACGGGTAGATACCCCACAGCGCGGTGCCCTGCGTGATTTCGAAGAACAGTGAGGCGCCGAAGCCCGCGACCGCCGCCGCCGCGATGCCGCGCCGCAGGTGATAGCGGACGAAGGCACCCAGCGGCACCAGCATGACCAGGTTCAGCAGCGCACCGGCCACCGCTGGGTTGTGGAACACCAATGCGCCAAGCGAGACCTTGTGGTGCGCGTCCTTCCAGATGTCACCGAAGGTGTTGCCCGGTATCCACTGCGGATGGGCGACCGCGGCGAACCTCCGGCACATGCCCTGCGTCTCCTTGGGCAGCGGCACGATCGTCATGCACAGGGCCGAGATCGCGTAATACAGGAAGCCAAGGAGCGACATCACGCGCCATTGCGACATGACGCCGTGCCGCCGGTACAGGACGACCGCCGTCGGCAGGAACAACACCAGGGCCAGGAGAGGGAAGAGCGCCGCGGCCGTCTTCACCGGCAACAGGTAAACAGAAACCATGCGGAGACTATACGATCCTCTAAACACTGTGTGTATAGCCGGACGGGCTGCGAATCCACCAGCAGGCGGACGGGGGGGGGCCGCTCTCCGTGTGGGGCACCCGTGCTTCTCAGTGATCTTTCTGGTTACTTGCTGAGCCGGCCGAGCTGAGAACGGTAGTCGGGCAGGTCGATGGTGCTGATCTTCTGCCCCTCCTTGAGCATCCAGTTCAGGAGGGAGCGCCTGTTCAGAAGGCCGTTCCGGATCCGGAGGCCGACCGTGGTGCCA
This genomic interval carries:
- a CDS encoding DUF5753 domain-containing protein, which translates into the protein MPSRKAPTARQRRLGTELRKMREHAGLSLAQAAALLSTDRTAISNTESGRFGVSSERVRTWAGQYECPDAAYIDALADMASERISGWWEDYRNDFSSGALDLAELEHHAVGIRSVHIMYMPGLLQNEDYARAVFAEVVPPLSPARQRRQLSHRLKRRDVLDREAPLACTFLIHEAALRMTYGGPSVARSQLAHLLKESDRDNVTIRVIPFAAGGFPEPGSSTQYVYGSVPQLDTVQMDTATGPAFLDAETRLVNYRAVLDRTEERSLDPESSRDFIRRIAQQA
- a CDS encoding BP74-related protein: MRRVTKIGLFASALMLTLTGAATATAQPDTATTRAAAGDAAYFEVANDHDYRNTWVIKLTKPEEIQHARDLASGATTERPHVIGRIDKRPAPYNPRWSYNLRPDTISFFDYAIEVCDAHPAYVEEHLDEAGGAFLPGLVWCPWSSHITKEVPAP
- a CDS encoding response regulator transcription factor, translating into MSPAEDGHDQQRILIVDDEPAVREALRRSLAFEGYGTEVAVDGLDALTKAAPYAPDLIVLDIQMPRMDGLTAARRLRASGSTTPILMLTARDTVGDRVTGLDAGADDYLVKPFELDELFARIRALLRRSSYTAAAGEVPDDNVLSFADLRMDLSTREVTRGERRVELTRTEFTLLEMFLAHPRQVLTREQILKAVWGFDFEPSSNSLDVYVMYLRRKTEGGGEPRLVHTVRGVGYALRTGSAE
- a CDS encoding DUF397 domain-containing protein; this translates as MEIQWRKSSKSSGAEGNNCLELAEQGGEILMRESDNPGVVIHTTRAKLRAFLGGAKEGEFDDLA
- a CDS encoding LmeA family phospholipid-binding protein, yielding MRPPTRIPPHPRNPYDELAQLRDPEPGFEPYGYDEHDPLGLGLKSDGDEADGYDEADGVAGESRDDPDDRWSPPNHRARRRFAAVSTVVKVAVAALVCTGFLFLADRFAELYAQNKAAEKLQQSMHLVTRPEVDIHGFPFLTQVLDKHLDRVDVAVPDVPADRVSLAEVHATAKDIRINGDLPSSIKGAVVGSMDGDVFLSFEDMNRELGASQVKFTDEGHDSINVHGGLPVAGTEVRVQAKAHVQRDGGRAVSTTVDHMRIEVPGIATYTPGKDRAHSGLRLAPEAAARIAREESHIKALLSVPSIVQRIGVPQKRVQQALQSDDQLHKLTGTPRFAHQLMQVNLVDEVVAHPWLLQKAGIDPKLIAAVMSLRPPELSSQFSLSFKLPKAPGDISLRHVVVEKDGIRADLAGSGLHWGKQR
- a CDS encoding hydrophobic protein — encoded protein: MIPVLLVLVLAVILFGAGFAVQALWWIAAVVLVVWLLGFVIRPAASGGKRSRWYRW
- a CDS encoding TetR/AcrR family transcriptional regulator encodes the protein MAYDAEDTRRRIFAAAVAEFAEHGLAGARVDRIAKAARANKQAIYLYYGSKEKLFTAILRAKLEEVRLSVSVDPDAMAEVVGQLFDWYQEHPELIRLLLWEALEAGDEPESEQERRDGFREKARHLVDGGVARHLPEDARVRAAQDLLFTIMGLIAWNFAVPRMARMALDEETDEAAFARRRETVIEAARTLAANAGRPRGGVSE
- a CDS encoding ATP-binding protein; protein product: MTPAAPRRPQGGEFYRIALPNTANAPRIARDFVTSLLTVSRHRDLTDDARLCVAEVVTNAHRHTRTPRIQLYATVNRKQITVSVADNAPWFLPALAPSPADDQLECGRGLLLLDRLAFAWGWTLLGGCTPDRKAVWFTLARAGTGEPR
- a CDS encoding SDR family oxidoreductase, which translates into the protein MSTATPVPTPIPVRSPLPSALSGTTVVLVGGSSGIGLAAGTLLRSVGARVVLVGRDPDRLKAAVHRLHSASPAGAPDDAVLAVPGDGGDERTLADAFDRAGHVDHVLVTAGGMNGIGPLTGLSADDIRTAFDSRLQAAFTTARTAATRLPAGGSLTFSSGILVVRPVPGMAAPLSVAGAVETLTRVLAVELAPARLRVNTVRFGRIDTPLLRSLPGLDSDDAIATAGSTTPLGRFGTAEEAAASALFLMANTYVTGQVITVDGGETLT
- a CDS encoding sensor histidine kinase; this translates as MLTAAAVAFAVAVVSVICWFLVQGKLYDEIDSKLAGQIYTQTVSPTTLRNNLNDCRAPEPPGNFGQQTSPYYAQLVQSDGTICVRGGAGTIKVTADDRSLAKAGNTKLPRYRNGTDSDGHAVRILTAHVLYQPGVPYPDIVQMVAYPLADTRSTLSELALLLLAVSGVGVIGAGAAGLWIAQAGLKPVDELTEAVEHVARTEDLTVRIPVEGEDEIARLSRSFNSMTAALGESRDRQAQLIADAGHELRTPLTSLRTNIELLARSEETGRPIPPDDRKALMASVKAQMTELAALIGDLQELSRHEATHAPETLNVVALHDIAQSALDRAVLRGPELTFTADLGPWYVQAEPAALERAVINVLDNAVKFSPPGGTIEVTLGEGRLTVRDHGPGIPADDLPYVFERFWRSSSARSLPGSGLGLSIVARTVQQSGGDIELNPAPGGGTEAVIRIPGAATPPPDAPPSAEA